A genomic segment from Geitlerinema sp. PCC 7407 encodes:
- a CDS encoding CHASE2 domain-containing protein, with translation MVLKRLAQVCSRVESLPLKKWLLAPVVMPFVTSAAVTASLLGLQSVGALQQAELKVFDTMVRRRPELGPDPRLLVVSITEADIQRQGRWPLSDQTVADALQRLQQHQPRLIGLDVYRDVPQMPGRSQLLKALQAENTIAITNLGSGDDAGVPAPEGLPTDRVGFNDLLIDSDNVVRRHLMIASVAEETYFSFPLLLAIAYLDTEGQTARNSPSNPNHLQIGETVFEPLQATSGGYAKVDARGYQLLINYRSGRQSVRQISLTQLLNGEFDPAWVRDKVVLVGTTASSQKDVFYTPFSASEEEIPEMPGVLVHAQMLSQILDAVAGDRPLFRYWTPTGEGLWLWGWAIAGGVLAWRVRHPALLLSGAAGVLVLLGMASFSLFEAHAYWVPTIAPALGLVLTGSLVVAHRAYEAHQQQQTVMRLLGQSTSPEVAAALWTSRDRLLKSGKLPGQKLTATTMFVDIKNFSTISEMLLPELLLEWLNTYLAAATQEVLAHQGVVNKFTGDGLMAVFGVPVPRQSEAEIAADARNAVRCALVMGDRLRAMNQLWREQGLPLIEIRAGIFTGPVVAGSLGSKERLEYGVIGDSVNIAARLESCEKDRQGDVCRVLIAKETLVYLNDEFEVDHWGPLALKGKHHLVDVYRVIGLARSPQPRQPAEPPTALN, from the coding sequence GTGGTCTTAAAACGTCTCGCCCAGGTTTGTTCGCGAGTTGAGTCGCTGCCCCTCAAAAAGTGGCTGCTGGCTCCGGTTGTGATGCCGTTTGTGACCAGTGCGGCAGTGACCGCCAGTTTGCTCGGGCTCCAGTCTGTGGGAGCGTTGCAGCAGGCCGAATTGAAGGTTTTTGATACGATGGTGCGCCGCCGTCCTGAGCTGGGGCCGGACCCGCGCCTGCTGGTGGTGAGCATTACCGAAGCAGACATTCAGCGCCAGGGCCGCTGGCCGCTGTCGGATCAGACCGTCGCCGACGCCTTGCAGCGCTTGCAGCAGCACCAGCCCCGCCTGATCGGCCTGGATGTGTATCGAGATGTGCCCCAGATGCCGGGACGATCGCAGCTGCTCAAAGCGCTCCAGGCGGAAAACACGATCGCTATCACCAATCTGGGCAGCGGCGACGACGCCGGGGTGCCCGCCCCTGAGGGCCTGCCCACCGACCGAGTCGGCTTCAATGATTTGCTGATCGACAGCGACAATGTGGTGCGCCGCCACCTGATGATCGCGTCCGTGGCCGAAGAGACCTACTTTTCCTTTCCGCTGCTGCTGGCGATCGCCTATCTGGATACCGAAGGCCAAACGGCCCGCAACAGCCCCAGCAACCCCAACCATCTCCAGATTGGCGAGACGGTGTTTGAGCCGCTCCAGGCGACCTCGGGGGGCTACGCCAAGGTGGATGCTCGGGGCTATCAGCTGCTGATCAACTACCGCTCTGGCCGCCAATCGGTGCGCCAAATCTCCCTGACGCAGCTGCTCAATGGTGAGTTTGACCCGGCCTGGGTGCGCGACAAGGTGGTGCTGGTGGGCACGACGGCCTCAAGCCAAAAAGATGTGTTTTATACGCCCTTTAGCGCTAGCGAAGAAGAAATCCCCGAAATGCCCGGGGTGCTGGTCCACGCCCAAATGCTGAGCCAGATTTTGGATGCGGTCGCGGGCGATCGCCCGCTGTTTCGCTACTGGACGCCGACGGGCGAGGGCCTGTGGCTCTGGGGATGGGCGATCGCCGGGGGCGTCCTGGCTTGGCGGGTGCGCCATCCGGCGTTGCTGCTGTCCGGCGCAGCGGGGGTGCTGGTCCTGCTGGGAATGGCGAGTTTTTCGCTGTTTGAGGCCCACGCCTACTGGGTGCCGACGATCGCCCCGGCCCTGGGGCTGGTCCTGACCGGCAGCCTGGTGGTGGCCCACCGCGCCTACGAGGCCCACCAGCAGCAGCAGACGGTGATGCGCCTGCTGGGCCAGAGCACCTCGCCGGAGGTGGCTGCGGCCCTCTGGACCAGCCGCGATCGCCTCCTCAAGTCCGGCAAGCTGCCCGGCCAAAAGCTGACGGCCACCACCATGTTTGTGGACATCAAAAATTTCAGCACCATCTCCGAGATGCTGCTGCCCGAGCTGCTCCTGGAGTGGCTCAACACCTACCTAGCGGCAGCCACCCAAGAAGTCCTCGCCCACCAGGGCGTGGTGAACAAGTTCACCGGAGACGGCCTGATGGCCGTGTTTGGGGTGCCGGTGCCGCGGCAGAGCGAGGCCGAAATCGCCGCCGACGCCCGCAATGCCGTGCGGTGCGCCCTGGTGATGGGCGATCGCCTCCGGGCCATGAACCAGCTTTGGCGCGAGCAGGGCCTGCCCCTGATTGAAATTCGGGCTGGTATCTTCACCGGGCCAGTGGTGGCGGGCAGCCTCGGCAGCAAGGAGCGCCTAGAGTACGGCGTGATCGGCGACAGCGTGAATATTGCCGCCCGCCTCGAAAGCTGCGAAAAAGATCGCCAGGGCGATGTGTGCCGCGTCCTGATCGCCAAGGAAACCCTGGTCTACCTAAACGATGAATTCGAGGTGGATCACTGGGGACCCCTGGCCCTCAAGGGCAAGCACCACTTGGTGGACGTGTATCGGGTGATCGGCTTGGCGCGATCGCCCCAGCCCCGCCAGCCCGCCGAGCCCCCCACCGCCCTCAACTAG
- the hemB gene encoding porphobilinogen synthase produces the protein MFPVHRPRRLRSNAQIRRMVRENSLTTSDLIYPLFAVPGEGIAQEVKSMPGVYQLSIDKIVEEAKEVYDLGIPAIILFGIPADKDIDATGAWHDCGIVQKAATAVKEAVPDLVVIADTCLCEYTSHGHCGYLETGDLTGRVLNDPTLELLKKTAVSQAKAGVDIIAPSGMMDGFVQAIRAGLDEAGFEQIPIMSYAAKYASAYYGPFRDAAESAPQFGDRRTYQMDPGNGREALKEIALDIAEGADFLMVKPALAYMDIIWRVKEATNLPVAAYNVSGEYSMVKAAALNGWVDEEKLVMETLLSFKRAGADLILTYHAKDAARWLAQ, from the coding sequence ATGTTCCCAGTTCATCGTCCCCGCCGACTGCGCAGCAACGCCCAAATCCGCCGGATGGTGCGCGAAAACAGCCTCACCACCAGCGACCTGATCTACCCGCTGTTTGCGGTGCCCGGTGAAGGCATTGCCCAGGAAGTGAAGTCCATGCCGGGGGTGTACCAGCTCTCCATCGACAAGATCGTCGAAGAGGCGAAGGAAGTCTACGACCTGGGAATTCCGGCCATCATCCTGTTTGGGATTCCGGCAGACAAGGACATTGACGCTACGGGCGCCTGGCACGACTGCGGCATCGTCCAAAAAGCGGCCACGGCGGTGAAAGAAGCGGTGCCCGATCTGGTGGTCATTGCCGACACCTGCCTGTGCGAGTATACCAGCCACGGCCACTGCGGCTACCTGGAGACGGGCGACCTGACGGGTCGGGTGCTGAATGACCCCACCCTGGAGCTGCTCAAGAAAACGGCAGTGTCCCAGGCCAAGGCGGGGGTTGACATTATTGCGCCGTCGGGGATGATGGATGGCTTTGTGCAGGCCATTCGGGCGGGTCTGGACGAGGCGGGCTTCGAGCAGATTCCCATCATGTCCTACGCGGCGAAGTACGCATCGGCCTACTATGGCCCCTTCCGGGATGCAGCGGAGTCGGCGCCCCAATTTGGCGATCGCCGCACCTACCAGATGGACCCCGGCAACGGCCGCGAAGCCCTCAAGGAAATTGCCCTCGACATCGCTGAGGGTGCTGATTTCCTGATGGTGAAGCCAGCCCTAGCCTACATGGATATCATTTGGCGAGTGAAGGAAGCGACGAACCTGCCCGTCGCCGCCTACAACGTTTCGGGCGAGTACTCCATGGTCAAGGCCGCCGCCCTCAATGGCTGGGTAGACGAGGAAAAGCTGGTCATGGAAACCCTGCTGAGCTTCAAGCGGGCAGGGGCTGACCTGATTTTGACCTACCACGCCAAGGACGCAGCGCGCTGGCTGGCCCAATAG
- the rpmA gene encoding 50S ribosomal protein L27 — protein sequence MAHKKGTGSTRNGRDSNAKRLGVKRYGGQVVRAGNILIRQRGTKVHPGNNVGRGNDDTLFALVDGIVTFERRGKSGKKVSVYPIAAEATA from the coding sequence ATGGCTCATAAGAAAGGAACAGGTAGTACTCGTAACGGCCGCGACTCAAACGCCAAACGCCTCGGCGTGAAGCGCTACGGCGGTCAAGTTGTGCGGGCTGGCAATATCCTGATTCGTCAGCGCGGCACCAAGGTCCACCCTGGAAACAACGTGGGTCGGGGCAACGATGACACGCTGTTCGCCCTCGTAGACGGCATTGTGACCTTTGAGCGTCGCGGCAAGAGCGGCAAAAAGGTCAGCGTCTACCCCATCGCCGCAGAAGCTACGGCTTAA
- the rplU gene encoding 50S ribosomal protein L21, with translation MTYAIIETGGTQLRVEPGRFYDVNRLAVDANGTLTLDRVLLVQNDGEVTIGQPFVEGATIEATVLSHLRGKKIIVYKMRPKKKTRKKQGHRQELTRIMIDAISLNGTKLTAAEKAEA, from the coding sequence ATGACTTACGCAATTATTGAAACCGGCGGCACGCAGCTGCGCGTCGAGCCCGGTCGCTTCTACGACGTCAACCGCCTGGCCGTCGACGCCAATGGCACCCTCACCCTCGATCGCGTGCTCCTCGTGCAAAACGATGGCGAAGTGACCATCGGCCAGCCCTTTGTCGAAGGGGCAACCATCGAGGCAACCGTCCTCAGCCACCTGCGGGGCAAGAAGATCATCGTCTACAAGATGCGCCCCAAAAAGAAAACCCGTAAGAAGCAAGGTCACCGCCAAGAGCTGACCCGGATTATGATCGACGCCATCAGCCTGAACGGCACCAAACTGACGGCGGCTGAAAAGGCTGAGGCCTAG
- a CDS encoding glycosyltransferase family 1 protein, whose protein sequence is MSDSLLINLSLLMQQPTGLTTYARQLVPHLRSLQPTLLTAHPFEGFRCIPTPANLTAEHGSRGHLRRLLWTQFQLPKLYRQLGASLLFSPVPETPLWRRTRSVVTVHDLIPLRFGSARSPLRLYFRHYVPQVLRQAAHILCDSEATARDITHFYGLPARKMTAVPLAYDAEHFRPLSLPTQNYFFYVGRHDPYKNLHRLIEAFGQVRDLPDVELWIAGPADPRFTPALAAQAAELGLAHRVKFLSYVPYGDLPRLLNQAIALVFPSLWEGFGLPVLEAMACGTAVITSNQASVPEVAGDAALLVDPYRPEAIAAAMRQVATDDHGRSQLQSLSLARSQQFSWERTGQQTAAILGQYL, encoded by the coding sequence TTGAGCGATTCTCTGCTGATCAATCTATCGCTGCTGATGCAGCAGCCCACGGGCCTGACCACCTACGCTCGGCAGCTGGTGCCTCACCTGCGATCGCTCCAGCCCACCCTGCTGACAGCCCATCCCTTCGAGGGCTTTCGCTGCATCCCGACCCCCGCCAACCTCACCGCCGAGCACGGCTCGCGAGGTCACCTGCGGCGGCTGCTGTGGACCCAGTTTCAGCTGCCCAAGCTGTATCGCCAGCTGGGGGCGTCTCTGCTGTTTTCCCCGGTGCCGGAGACGCCTCTGTGGCGACGCACCCGCTCGGTGGTCACCGTCCACGACCTGATTCCCCTGCGCTTCGGCTCGGCGCGATCGCCCCTGCGGCTGTACTTTCGCCACTACGTGCCCCAGGTGCTGCGCCAGGCTGCCCACATCCTCTGCGACTCGGAGGCCACCGCCCGAGACATCACCCACTTCTACGGCCTGCCCGCCCGCAAAATGACCGCAGTGCCCCTGGCCTACGACGCCGAGCACTTCCGGCCCCTTTCTTTGCCGACCCAGAACTACTTTTTTTACGTCGGTCGCCACGACCCCTACAAGAACCTCCACCGCCTGATCGAGGCCTTTGGTCAGGTGCGGGATTTGCCTGACGTCGAGCTGTGGATCGCTGGCCCCGCCGATCCGCGCTTTACGCCCGCTCTGGCGGCGCAGGCGGCCGAGCTGGGCTTGGCCCACCGGGTGAAGTTCTTGTCCTACGTGCCCTACGGCGATCTGCCGCGCTTGCTCAATCAGGCGATCGCCCTGGTGTTTCCCAGCCTGTGGGAGGGCTTTGGCTTGCCGGTGCTGGAGGCCATGGCCTGCGGCACCGCCGTGATCACCTCCAACCAGGCCTCGGTGCCCGAGGTGGCCGGAGATGCAGCCCTGCTGGTGGACCCCTACCGGCCCGAGGCGATCGCCGCCGCCATGCGCCAGGTCGCCACCGATGATCATGGGCGATCGCAGCTTCAATCCCTCAGCCTCGCGCGATCGCAGCAGTTTAGCTGGGAGCGGACCGGCCAGCAAACCGCCGCCATTTTGGGCCAGTATTTGTAA
- a CDS encoding glycosyltransferase family 2 protein produces the protein MIYFITVNYRSSALLARLQASLMAETAIAWRWVIVNNSPEDRAVYQWASDRTVILETGENCGFGGGCNAGLHYVFAQDPQAIAWLINPDAWLGDRALSQAQQLWESQPPASILGTVVLTPEGEPWFGGGFFDPARGEIHALETLPSPEQPWIPTPWVSGCSLMLQLGRFNRCPQFDPAYFLYYEDVDFCRRYAEQGHTVGLATQVQVIHAPSSVTSRNARQKFRYSTESYLLTLARYAHRRALWGRSLRLGLKAIALLPLKPAIALGKLQGLWMSGRRALKL, from the coding sequence GTGATTTATTTCATCACGGTCAACTACCGCTCATCGGCGCTGCTGGCGCGGCTCCAGGCGTCTCTCATGGCGGAAACGGCGATCGCCTGGCGCTGGGTGATCGTGAACAACTCACCCGAAGACCGGGCCGTCTACCAGTGGGCGAGCGATCGCACCGTGATCTTGGAGACGGGGGAAAACTGCGGCTTCGGCGGCGGCTGCAATGCGGGCCTGCACTACGTGTTTGCGCAGGATCCCCAGGCGATCGCCTGGCTGATCAATCCGGACGCGTGGCTGGGCGATCGCGCCCTGAGCCAAGCCCAGCAGCTATGGGAAAGCCAGCCTCCAGCGTCCATCCTGGGGACCGTGGTGCTGACGCCGGAGGGGGAGCCCTGGTTTGGCGGCGGCTTTTTTGATCCGGCGCGGGGCGAAATCCACGCCCTCGAAACCCTGCCCTCCCCAGAGCAGCCCTGGATCCCTACGCCCTGGGTGAGCGGCTGCAGCCTGATGCTCCAGCTGGGGCGCTTTAACCGGTGTCCCCAGTTTGATCCGGCCTATTTTCTCTATTACGAAGACGTGGATTTTTGCCGCCGCTACGCCGAACAGGGCCACACCGTCGGCCTGGCGACCCAGGTGCAGGTGATTCATGCGCCGTCCTCGGTGACGAGCCGCAACGCCCGCCAAAAGTTTCGCTACAGCACCGAGAGCTATCTGCTGACGCTGGCGCGCTACGCCCACCGGCGGGCGCTGTGGGGGCGATCGCTGCGCCTCGGCCTAAAGGCGATCGCCCTGCTGCCCCTCAAACCCGCGATCGCCCTTGGTAAACTACAGGGGTTGTGGATGTCCGGGCGGCGCGCCCTAAAGCTTTGA
- a CDS encoding glucose-1-phosphate thymidylyltransferase: MKALILSGGKGTRLRPLTYTGAKQLVPVANKPILWYGIESIVAAGITDIGIIISPQTGDEVRSKTGSGDRFGAQITYILQEEAAGLAHAVKIAQPFLGDAPFIMYLGDNLIQNELQGFLNRFKSQHLDSLILLRSVKNPSAFGVAEVDAAGRVLRLVEKPAQPASNLALVGVYFFNDSIHDAIANIQPSARGELEITDAIQYLIDQQRAVEACTLDGWWLDTGKKDDLLEANRIILDTKLHHSEVLGTIDESSKIIGRVQIGANSEIRHCTIRGPVIIGENCHLENCFIGPYSSIANGVKLVDVDLDHSVILQGATVTGIHQRIVDSVIGQRVQLCVAERRPKAVRFMVGDDSQIELV, encoded by the coding sequence ATGAAAGCGCTGATCCTCTCCGGCGGCAAAGGTACGCGACTCCGGCCTCTCACCTACACCGGCGCCAAGCAGCTTGTGCCCGTGGCCAACAAGCCGATTCTCTGGTACGGCATCGAGTCCATCGTGGCCGCAGGCATCACCGATATCGGCATCATCATCAGCCCCCAGACAGGCGACGAGGTGCGCAGCAAAACCGGCAGCGGCGATCGCTTTGGCGCCCAGATCACCTACATCCTGCAAGAGGAAGCCGCCGGACTGGCCCACGCGGTGAAAATCGCCCAGCCTTTCTTGGGGGACGCGCCCTTCATCATGTACCTGGGCGACAACCTGATCCAAAACGAGCTGCAAGGCTTCCTCAATCGCTTCAAGAGCCAGCACCTCGACAGCCTGATCCTGCTGCGATCGGTCAAAAATCCCAGCGCCTTTGGGGTAGCGGAGGTGGACGCCGCGGGCCGGGTGCTGCGCCTGGTGGAAAAGCCCGCTCAGCCCGCGTCTAACCTGGCGCTGGTGGGCGTGTATTTCTTCAATGACTCCATTCACGATGCGATCGCCAATATCCAGCCCTCGGCCCGGGGCGAGCTGGAAATCACCGACGCCATTCAGTACCTGATTGACCAGCAGCGCGCCGTGGAGGCCTGCACCCTGGACGGCTGGTGGCTCGACACCGGCAAAAAAGACGATCTGCTCGAAGCCAACCGGATCATTCTCGATACCAAGCTGCACCACAGCGAGGTGCTGGGGACCATCGACGAGAGCAGCAAAATCATCGGGCGCGTCCAAATCGGGGCCAACTCCGAGATTCGCCACTGCACCATTCGCGGCCCGGTGATCATCGGCGAAAACTGCCATCTAGAAAATTGCTTTATCGGCCCCTACAGCAGCATTGCCAACGGGGTCAAGCTGGTGGATGTGGACCTAGACCACAGCGTGATTCTCCAGGGGGCGACGGTCACCGGCATTCATCAGCGGATCGTCGACAGCGTGATCGGCCAGCGCGTCCAGCTCTGCGTGGCGGAGCGGCGGCCCAAGGCGGTGCGCTTCATGGTGGGCGACGATTCCCAAATTGAGCTGGTGTGA
- the rfbD gene encoding dTDP-4-dehydrorhamnose reductase: MKRFLLTGVTGQVGHELQRTLAPLGEVIGVSREEMDFAHPERMVGLLETVGPDVVVNAAAYTAVDRAESESELAYAVNAIAPDHLARAAQSHGAAFIHISTDYVFDGRKNTPYRPDDPTSPLSVYGHSKLAGEQAVQQAYRVSGDASYAIFRTAWVCGPHGKGNFVKTMLRLGSDREEIRVVADQVGSPTWAGDLAGAIAQFVPHLGPQTAGIYHYTSSGVASWYDFAIAIFEEARALDFPLAVQRVVPITTADYPTPARRPAYSVLACDKLAAVLGETPPHWRQGLRQLLHHLKQ; the protein is encoded by the coding sequence GTGAAACGGTTTTTGCTGACCGGGGTGACCGGCCAAGTCGGCCACGAGCTCCAGCGCACCCTAGCCCCCCTGGGAGAGGTGATCGGCGTAAGCCGCGAAGAGATGGACTTTGCCCATCCCGAGCGCATGGTCGGGCTGCTGGAGACGGTGGGCCCGGATGTGGTGGTCAATGCGGCGGCCTACACCGCCGTGGACCGGGCCGAAAGCGAGTCAGAGCTGGCCTACGCCGTAAACGCGATCGCCCCTGACCACCTGGCCCGCGCCGCCCAGAGCCACGGCGCCGCCTTTATTCACATCTCCACGGACTACGTCTTTGACGGGCGCAAAAACACGCCCTACCGGCCCGACGACCCCACCAGCCCCCTGAGCGTCTACGGCCATTCCAAACTGGCGGGGGAGCAGGCCGTCCAGCAGGCCTACCGGGTGTCCGGAGACGCTTCCTACGCGATTTTTCGCACCGCCTGGGTGTGTGGCCCCCACGGCAAGGGCAACTTTGTCAAAACCATGCTGCGCCTCGGGAGCGATCGCGAAGAGATTCGCGTCGTAGCCGATCAGGTGGGCAGCCCCACCTGGGCCGGGGACTTGGCGGGGGCGATCGCCCAGTTTGTCCCGCACCTAGGCCCCCAGACCGCTGGCATCTACCACTACACCAGCAGCGGCGTCGCCAGCTGGTACGACTTCGCTATCGCCATCTTCGAAGAGGCGCGCGCCCTCGATTTTCCGCTGGCCGTGCAGCGCGTGGTGCCCATCACCACCGCCGACTACCCGACCCCGGCGCGGCGGCCTGCCTATTCCGTCTTGGCCTGCGATAAGCTAGCGGCAGTTCTGGGCGAAACGCCGCCCCACTGGCGTCAGGGCCTCCGACAGTTACTCCACCACCTAAAACAATGA
- the rfbC gene encoding dTDP-4-dehydrorhamnose 3,5-epimerase — protein MQFHPSEIPDVLLLEPRVFGDDRGFFFESYNQRVFTEKAGNSVQFVQDNHSSSRQNVLRGLHYQIQQPQGKLVRVIVGQIYDVAVDLRRSSPTFGQWVGYELSAQNKHQLWVPAGFGHGFLVLSEQAEVLYKTTDYYAPEHERCIRWDDPDLAIAWPLTGEPILSAKDQAGVPFAAAEVFA, from the coding sequence ATGCAGTTTCACCCTTCTGAGATTCCCGACGTCTTGCTCCTCGAACCGCGGGTGTTTGGGGACGATCGCGGTTTTTTCTTTGAAAGTTACAATCAGCGGGTTTTCACCGAAAAGGCTGGAAACTCGGTCCAGTTCGTTCAAGACAACCACTCCTCGTCCCGGCAAAATGTCCTGCGCGGCCTGCACTACCAGATTCAGCAGCCCCAGGGCAAACTCGTCCGCGTGATCGTGGGCCAGATCTACGATGTGGCGGTGGATCTGCGGCGCAGCTCTCCCACCTTTGGTCAGTGGGTCGGCTACGAGCTGAGCGCCCAAAACAAGCATCAGCTCTGGGTACCGGCGGGCTTTGGTCACGGCTTCCTGGTGCTGTCCGAGCAGGCCGAGGTGCTCTACAAAACCACGGACTACTACGCCCCCGAGCACGAGCGCTGCATCCGCTGGGACGATCCGGATTTGGCGATCGCCTGGCCCCTGACGGGTGAGCCGATTCTTTCGGCCAAGGACCAAGCAGGCGTGCCCTTCGCGGCGGCGGAGGTGTTTGCGTGA
- a CDS encoding NAD-dependent epimerase/dehydratase family protein — MNSKGSLVLGASGFLGSHLCEALSAAGQPVRAFGRSQVPLVLGSGKVEWAIGDFCDRAALEEAVTGCDTIYHLISTTVPESSNRDPIYDLRSNVESTLQLLAIAQEAGVRKIVFVSSGGTVYGIPRSLPLHEDAPTQPICAYGISKLAIEKYLHMYAAVHHIDYCVLRVSNLFGERQPLEKRQGVVGIFLAKALRGETIEIWGDGEVVRDYVYVQDVAAALVKAGQYSGPETLFNIGSGQGYSLNQVLDSLEAVLKAPIARIYKPGRPIDVPINVLDISRARQVLGWQPETAWPEALKKTYAWMRQQI, encoded by the coding sequence ATGAACTCTAAGGGATCGTTGGTGTTGGGAGCCTCGGGGTTTCTGGGCTCCCATCTGTGTGAAGCGCTGAGTGCTGCGGGGCAGCCGGTGCGGGCCTTTGGGCGATCGCAAGTTCCCCTGGTGCTGGGCTCTGGGAAAGTCGAGTGGGCGATCGGGGACTTTTGCGATCGCGCGGCCCTCGAGGAAGCGGTCACGGGCTGCGACACGATCTACCACCTGATCAGCACGACGGTACCGGAGTCCTCGAACCGCGACCCCATCTACGATCTGCGCTCCAATGTCGAGAGCACCCTGCAGCTATTGGCGATCGCCCAAGAGGCTGGCGTCCGCAAGATCGTGTTTGTCTCCTCCGGGGGCACCGTCTACGGCATTCCGCGATCGCTCCCCCTCCACGAGGACGCCCCCACCCAGCCCATCTGCGCCTACGGCATCAGCAAGCTGGCCATCGAAAAGTACCTGCACATGTACGCCGCCGTTCACCACATCGACTACTGCGTGCTGCGGGTCTCCAACCTGTTTGGCGAGCGCCAGCCCCTAGAAAAGCGCCAGGGCGTGGTCGGCATCTTTTTGGCCAAGGCCCTGCGGGGCGAAACCATCGAGATCTGGGGCGATGGCGAGGTGGTGCGGGACTACGTCTACGTGCAGGACGTCGCCGCCGCCCTGGTCAAAGCTGGCCAGTACAGCGGCCCCGAGACGCTTTTCAACATTGGCAGCGGCCAAGGCTACAGCCTCAACCAGGTGCTCGACTCCCTGGAGGCGGTGCTCAAGGCCCCGATCGCCCGCATTTACAAGCCTGGGCGGCCCATCGATGTCCCGATCAATGTTTTGGATATCTCCCGGGCGCGGCAGGTGCTGGGGTGGCAGCCCGAGACCGCCTGGCCCGAGGCCCTGAAAAAAACCTACGCCTGGATGCGACAGCAGATCTAG
- a CDS encoding glycosyltransferase family 4 protein, protein MIIIKVRKKLGLLKFYWRKLGTRGLLRHLYFRYLKKSITDLSTQNLGKIDVVSFYDFVRHQPFGEPLDRDRCDRKSVNWVIPDFGIGSGGHINIFRLVENLERQGYTCHITIVGPCQFASGEAARDSIRKHFSPVQASVGIGEASLQPAWITVATSWITAHTVRNFRGTALRCYFVQDFEPFFYAHGSDYLWAEQTYRFNFFGITAGQWLADKLAREYGMRTAAMGFSFDRDLYRPYPRRDPHTRTVFFYARPVTPRRAFELGLLVLAEVAKQLPDTQFILAGWDTSNYVLPFQHSSPGVLALKDLPELYSQCDAALVLSFTNLSLLPLELMASGCPVVSNRGPNVEWLVTEDVAVLAEPTVEALSEALVALLLDEPRRKQLIERGLDYAQQTSWEAESDKVAKIFDRLSHEL, encoded by the coding sequence GTGATCATTATCAAGGTCCGCAAAAAACTAGGGTTACTGAAGTTCTACTGGCGCAAGCTCGGCACCCGCGGCCTCTTGCGTCACCTCTATTTCCGGTATCTCAAAAAGTCCATCACCGATCTTTCGACCCAAAATCTGGGCAAGATTGACGTCGTTTCGTTCTACGACTTTGTCCGCCACCAGCCCTTCGGCGAGCCCCTCGATCGCGATCGCTGCGATCGCAAGTCCGTGAACTGGGTCATCCCCGACTTTGGCATCGGCTCCGGTGGCCACATCAATATTTTTCGTCTGGTCGAAAACCTCGAGCGCCAGGGCTACACCTGCCACATCACCATCGTCGGCCCCTGTCAGTTCGCCTCCGGCGAGGCCGCCCGCGACTCCATCCGCAAGCACTTTAGCCCTGTGCAGGCGAGCGTTGGCATCGGCGAAGCCTCCCTCCAGCCTGCCTGGATCACCGTGGCCACGAGCTGGATCACGGCCCACACCGTCCGCAACTTCCGCGGTACGGCCCTGCGGTGCTATTTCGTCCAGGACTTTGAGCCTTTTTTCTACGCCCACGGCAGCGACTATCTGTGGGCTGAGCAAACCTACCGGTTCAACTTCTTTGGCATCACGGCTGGCCAGTGGCTCGCGGACAAGCTGGCCCGAGAATATGGCATGCGCACGGCGGCCATGGGCTTTTCCTTCGATCGCGACCTCTATCGGCCCTATCCACGCCGCGACCCCCACACACGCACGGTCTTCTTTTATGCGCGGCCGGTGACGCCGCGCCGCGCCTTCGAGCTGGGGCTGTTGGTGCTGGCGGAGGTGGCCAAGCAGCTGCCGGACACCCAGTTTATTTTGGCGGGCTGGGACACCTCCAATTACGTTTTGCCCTTCCAGCACTCTAGCCCCGGGGTTTTGGCTCTCAAGGATCTGCCGGAGCTCTACAGCCAGTGCGATGCGGCGCTGGTCCTGTCCTTTACCAACCTGTCGCTGCTGCCTCTGGAGCTGATGGCCAGCGGCTGCCCGGTGGTGAGCAATCGCGGTCCCAATGTGGAATGGCTGGTCACCGAAGACGTGGCGGTGCTGGCCGAGCCGACGGTGGAGGCCCTGAGCGAGGCGCTGGTGGCGCTGCTGCTGGACGAGCCGCGCCGCAAACAGCTGATCGAGCGGGGCCTAGACTACGCCCAGCAAACCAGCTGGGAAGCGGAATCTGATAAAGTTGCGAAGATCTTTGACCGCCTCAGCCATGAACTCTAA